The following proteins are co-located in the Micromonospora viridifaciens genome:
- a CDS encoding RNA polymerase sigma factor, giving the protein MSSGTEHEDRFRRVYAANFEPLLAYAMRRVGQAEDAADVVAEVFLVAWRRSREMPPEAEVRLWLYGVARRVLANHHRGGVRRERLGERLRQRLKAAVGVDPGSEVPERLTVQAALARLGELDREVLMLTFWEGLKPREAAAVLRVSSAVVRTRLSRARARLRDLVGDDLGPPGHVLDVMAVRTLEEGR; this is encoded by the coding sequence GTGAGCTCCGGGACAGAACACGAGGACCGTTTCCGACGCGTCTACGCGGCCAATTTCGAGCCGCTTCTGGCGTACGCCATGCGGCGCGTCGGGCAAGCCGAGGACGCGGCCGACGTGGTCGCCGAGGTCTTCCTCGTCGCTTGGCGGCGTAGCCGTGAGATGCCGCCGGAGGCCGAGGTCCGGCTGTGGCTGTACGGCGTGGCCCGGCGGGTGCTGGCCAACCACCACCGCGGCGGAGTGCGCCGGGAACGGCTGGGCGAACGGTTACGGCAACGGCTCAAGGCCGCCGTCGGCGTCGACCCGGGCAGCGAGGTGCCCGAACGGCTCACGGTCCAGGCCGCGCTGGCCCGGCTGGGCGAGTTGGACCGGGAGGTGTTGATGCTGACCTTCTGGGAGGGCCTGAAGCCGCGTGAGGCCGCCGCGGTCCTTCGCGTCAGCTCGGCCGTGGTTCGTACCCGACTGTCTCGCGCCCGGGCCCGGTTGCGAGATCTCGTCGGTGACGACCTCGGCCCACCCGGACATGTACTCGACGTCATGGCCGTACGCACCCTGGAGGAGGGCAGATGA
- the rdgB gene encoding RdgB/HAM1 family non-canonical purine NTP pyrophosphatase — translation MNKVLLATRNRKKLVELQRILDGALGAHRIALLGLDDVEAYPELPETGLTFGENALIKAREGCRRTGLPTIADDSGLAVDALNGMPGVFSARWSGRHGDDQANLQLVLDQIADLPDEHRAASFVCTVALVLPGGKEHLVDGRQAGRLLRAPRGDGGFGYDPIFLGDGQERTNAELTPEEKDAVSHRGKALRELAKLAAKVLPPAA, via the coding sequence GTGAACAAGGTGCTCCTGGCCACCCGCAACCGCAAGAAGCTCGTCGAGCTGCAGCGGATCCTCGACGGCGCGCTGGGCGCGCACCGGATCGCCCTGCTCGGCCTCGACGACGTCGAGGCGTACCCGGAGCTGCCGGAGACCGGCCTCACCTTCGGCGAGAACGCGCTGATCAAGGCTCGGGAGGGCTGCCGGCGTACCGGCCTGCCGACCATCGCCGACGACTCCGGGCTGGCCGTGGACGCGCTCAACGGCATGCCGGGCGTGTTCAGCGCCCGCTGGTCCGGCCGGCACGGCGACGACCAGGCCAACCTGCAGCTCGTCCTGGACCAGATCGCCGACCTGCCCGACGAGCACCGGGCCGCGTCGTTCGTCTGCACGGTGGCGCTGGTGCTGCCCGGCGGCAAGGAGCACCTGGTCGACGGCCGCCAGGCCGGCCGGCTGCTGCGCGCGCCGCGCGGCGACGGCGGCTTCGGGTACGACCCGATCTTCCTCGGCGACGGCCAGGAACGGACCAACGCGGAGCTGACCCCGGAGGAGAAGGACGCGGTCAGCCACCGGGGCAAGGCGCTGCGCGAGCTGGCCAAGCTGGCCGCCAAGGTGCTCCCGCCGGCGGCCTGA
- the rph gene encoding ribonuclease PH: MARPDGRQPDQLRPVTLTRGWSTHPEGSVLVEFGATRVLCTASVTEGVPRWRKGSGLGWVTAEYAMLPRATNTRSDRESVKGKVGGRTHEISRLIGRSLRACVDLKALGENSIVLDCDVLQADGGTRTAAITGAYVALHDAVTWLAERKALVGKVEKVMHRSVAAVSVGIIEGEPRLDLGYAEDVTAEVDMNVVCTGTGDFVEVQGTGEAGVFAREQLDALLDLGVMGCLELADAQRKALS, from the coding sequence ATGGCGCGACCTGACGGGCGGCAGCCCGACCAACTCCGACCGGTGACCCTGACCCGGGGCTGGAGCACCCACCCGGAGGGCTCGGTCCTCGTCGAGTTCGGCGCGACCCGGGTGCTGTGCACGGCGAGCGTGACGGAGGGGGTGCCCCGCTGGCGCAAGGGCTCCGGGCTCGGCTGGGTGACCGCCGAGTACGCGATGCTGCCCCGGGCCACGAACACCCGCTCGGACCGGGAGAGCGTGAAGGGCAAGGTTGGCGGGCGCACCCACGAGATCTCCCGGCTGATCGGCCGCAGCCTGCGCGCCTGCGTCGACCTGAAGGCCCTCGGCGAGAACTCGATCGTGCTCGACTGTGACGTGCTCCAGGCCGACGGCGGCACCCGGACCGCGGCGATCACCGGCGCGTACGTGGCGCTGCACGACGCGGTCACCTGGCTGGCCGAGCGCAAGGCCCTGGTCGGCAAGGTGGAGAAGGTGATGCACCGCTCGGTGGCGGCGGTCAGCGTCGGCATCATCGAGGGCGAGCCGCGGCTGGACCTCGGCTACGCCGAGGACGTGACCGCCGAGGTCGACATGAACGTGGTCTGCACCGGCACCGGCGACTTCGTCGAGGTGCAGGGCACGGGCGAGGCCGGAGTCTTCGCCCGCGAGCAGCTCGACGCCCTGCTGGACCTGGGCGTCATGGGCTGTCTGGAACTGGCCGACGCGCAGCGAAAGGCGCTCTCGTGA
- a CDS encoding MBL fold metallo-hydrolase produces MRLTVLGCAGSFPGPESPCSAYLMEAEGFRLLIDFGSGALTTLQRYAGLHAPDAILLTHLHCDHMLDAVSYVVVRRYAPDGPYPPLPMYAPSGAPDRLATAYGEEDGTVEDVYQFYGLQPGTFPIGPFTVTVDRMNHPVETYGVRLEHGGRVFCYSSDTAPCDALLRLAQGADVFLCEASYLDGVENPPDLHLTGREAGEAATKAGVGRLLLTHLVTAWGSEAHTVEAAAGAYAGPLEVVRPGACYDV; encoded by the coding sequence ATGCGACTGACCGTCCTCGGCTGCGCCGGCAGCTTCCCCGGCCCCGAGTCTCCCTGCTCCGCGTACCTGATGGAGGCGGAGGGCTTCCGGCTCCTGATCGACTTCGGCTCGGGGGCGCTCACCACCCTTCAGCGCTACGCCGGGCTGCACGCCCCCGACGCCATCCTCCTCACCCACCTCCACTGCGACCACATGCTCGACGCGGTGTCGTACGTGGTGGTGCGCCGGTACGCCCCGGACGGCCCGTACCCGCCGCTGCCGATGTACGCGCCGTCCGGCGCACCGGACCGGCTGGCCACCGCCTACGGCGAGGAGGACGGCACGGTCGAGGACGTCTACCAGTTCTACGGCCTGCAGCCGGGCACGTTTCCGATCGGCCCGTTCACCGTCACCGTCGACCGGATGAACCACCCGGTCGAGACGTACGGGGTGCGGCTGGAGCACGGCGGCCGGGTCTTCTGCTACTCGTCGGACACCGCGCCCTGCGACGCGCTGCTGCGCCTCGCCCAGGGCGCCGACGTGTTCCTCTGCGAGGCCAGCTACCTCGACGGCGTGGAGAACCCGCCGGACCTGCACCTGACCGGCCGGGAGGCCGGCGAGGCGGCGACCAAGGCGGGGGTGGGCCGGCTGCTGCTCACCCACCTGGTCACGGCGTGGGGCAGCGAGGCGCACACCGTCGAGGCGGCGGCCGGGGCGTACGCCGGGCCGCTGGAAGTGGTCCGCCCCGGCGCCTGCTACGACGTCTGA
- a CDS encoding PLP-dependent cysteine synthase family protein, whose protein sequence is MARYDSLLDACGGTPLVGLPRLSPTVPDGAPPVRLWAKLEDRNPTGSIKDRAALYMVRAAEQAGRLRPGDTILEPTSGNTGISLAMVAKLRGYRLVCVMPENVSTERVQLLRMYGAEIIFSPAAGGSNQAVATAKQIAAEHPDWVMLYQYGNEANARAHYETTGPELLQDLPTITHFVAGLGTTGTLMGTGRYLREKVDGIQVVAAEPRYGELVYGLRNIDEGYVPELYDAGVLSRRFSVGTRDAVLRTRQLVEVEGIFAGFSTGAILHAALAVAHEAVRDGRRADVAFVVADGGWKYLSTGAYGGTLADAEEALEGQLWA, encoded by the coding sequence ATGGCGCGGTACGACAGCCTGCTCGACGCGTGTGGCGGCACGCCCCTGGTCGGGCTGCCCCGGCTCTCGCCGACGGTGCCCGACGGGGCGCCGCCGGTGCGACTCTGGGCCAAGCTGGAGGACCGGAACCCGACCGGCAGCATCAAGGACCGGGCGGCCCTGTACATGGTCCGGGCGGCCGAGCAGGCCGGTCGGCTCCGGCCGGGCGACACGATCCTGGAGCCGACCAGCGGCAACACCGGGATCTCGCTGGCCATGGTGGCCAAGCTGCGCGGCTACCGGCTGGTCTGCGTGATGCCGGAGAACGTCTCCACCGAGCGGGTCCAGCTGCTGCGGATGTACGGTGCCGAGATCATCTTCTCGCCGGCCGCCGGCGGCTCGAACCAGGCCGTGGCGACCGCGAAGCAGATCGCGGCCGAGCACCCCGACTGGGTGATGCTCTACCAGTACGGCAACGAGGCGAACGCCCGGGCGCACTACGAGACGACCGGGCCGGAGCTGCTGCAGGACCTACCCACGATCACCCACTTCGTGGCGGGCCTGGGCACTACCGGCACGCTCATGGGCACCGGGCGCTACCTGCGGGAGAAGGTCGACGGCATCCAGGTCGTCGCCGCCGAGCCCCGCTACGGCGAGCTGGTCTACGGCCTGCGCAACATCGACGAGGGCTATGTCCCCGAGCTCTACGACGCCGGGGTCCTCTCCCGGCGCTTCTCGGTGGGCACCCGCGACGCGGTGCTGCGTACCCGACAGCTCGTCGAGGTGGAGGGGATCTTCGCCGGCTTCTCCACCGGCGCGATTCTGCACGCCGCCCTGGCAGTGGCGCACGAGGCGGTCCGCGACGGCCGCCGGGCCGACGTCGCCTTCGTGGTCGCCGACGGCGGCTGGAAGTACCTCTCGACCGGGGCGTACGGCGGCACCCTCGCCGACGCCGAGGAGGCCCTGGAGGGGCAGCTCTGGGCCTGA
- a CDS encoding MoaD family protein yields MAIEVRIPTILRSYTGGAKVVEGSGDTLSDLLADLDSRHAGLKARLVTDAGALHRFVNVYVNDEDVRFLGALDAKLSDGDSVTILPAVAGGAFGFAAAAAIAQHNAGASVR; encoded by the coding sequence ATGGCCATCGAGGTCCGCATCCCCACCATCCTGCGCAGCTACACCGGCGGCGCCAAGGTCGTCGAGGGCTCCGGCGACACGCTGAGTGACCTGCTCGCCGACCTGGACTCCCGGCACGCCGGCCTGAAGGCCCGGCTGGTTACGGACGCCGGCGCGCTGCACCGGTTCGTCAACGTCTACGTCAACGACGAGGACGTCCGCTTCCTCGGCGCGCTCGACGCCAAGCTCAGCGACGGCGACAGCGTCACCATCCTGCCCGCCGTGGCCGGCGGCGCGTTCGGCTTCGCCGCCGCTGCGGCGATCGCCCAGCACAACGCCGGCGCGTCCGTCCGCTGA
- a CDS encoding Mov34/MPN/PAD-1 family protein: MLSIDRSIIDAIVAHARRDHPDEACGVVSGPVGSDTPTRHIPMENAARSMTFYEFDSMEQLRVWREMDDRDEEPIVIYHSHTATEAYPSRTDIAFAGEPGAHYLLVSTREPDTEEIRSFRIVDGVVTEEPVRIVDAAVDPHAVQSYMFGQSPATVDYECSGR, encoded by the coding sequence GTGCTGAGCATCGACCGGTCGATCATCGACGCGATCGTGGCCCATGCTCGTCGGGATCACCCGGACGAGGCGTGCGGCGTGGTCTCCGGTCCCGTCGGCAGCGACACCCCGACCCGGCACATCCCGATGGAGAACGCCGCCCGCTCCATGACGTTCTACGAGTTCGACTCGATGGAGCAGTTGCGGGTGTGGCGGGAGATGGACGATCGCGACGAGGAGCCGATCGTCATCTACCATTCGCACACCGCGACGGAGGCCTACCCGTCCCGTACGGACATCGCCTTCGCCGGTGAGCCGGGAGCGCACTACCTGCTCGTCTCGACCCGCGAGCCCGACACGGAGGAGATCCGCTCCTTCCGCATCGTCGACGGCGTGGTCACCGAGGAGCCGGTCCGGATCGTGGATGCCGCCGTGGACCCGCACGCCGTCCAGTCCTACATGTTCGGGCAGAGCCCGGCGACGGTCGACTACGAGTGTTCCGGCCGCTGA
- a CDS encoding DUF2017 domain-containing protein, with protein MFRRYGERYVATFAVDEVRVLRKVASEVVGLLTDGFDHGDPVVGRLFPEVYPEDAASTAEFRRYTEGDLKTAKIDQAGAILAALPDGDVGGEVRLDAEAAEAWLRALNDARLAMGVRLEIKDGTDVGEEIDEAVAVDPTSSRVFQLSVYAYLGYLQESLLNALID; from the coding sequence ATGTTCCGTCGCTACGGCGAGCGCTACGTGGCCACCTTCGCGGTGGACGAGGTGCGGGTGCTGCGCAAGGTGGCCTCCGAGGTGGTCGGCCTGCTCACCGACGGCTTCGACCACGGCGATCCGGTGGTCGGCCGACTCTTCCCCGAGGTCTACCCGGAGGACGCGGCCAGCACCGCCGAGTTCCGCCGCTACACGGAGGGGGACCTCAAGACCGCCAAGATCGACCAGGCCGGCGCGATCCTCGCCGCGCTGCCCGACGGCGACGTCGGCGGCGAGGTACGCCTCGATGCCGAGGCGGCCGAGGCGTGGCTGCGCGCCCTCAACGACGCCCGGCTGGCGATGGGGGTCCGGCTGGAGATCAAGGACGGCACCGACGTGGGAGAGGAGATCGACGAGGCGGTCGCGGTGGACCCGACCTCGTCGCGGGTGTTCCAACTGTCGGTATACGCCTACCTGGGTTATCTACAGGAATCCCTGCTCAACGCCCTGATCGACTGA
- the clpS gene encoding ATP-dependent Clp protease adapter ClpS, whose protein sequence is MAAPQVAPVETPDTDEVPVSDRPWVTIVWDDPVNLMTYVTWVFQKLFGYSREKAEQLMLDVHHKGKAVVSSGARERMEHDASQLHAYGLWATVDRE, encoded by the coding sequence ATGGCGGCTCCGCAGGTTGCGCCGGTCGAGACGCCGGACACCGATGAGGTGCCGGTCTCCGACCGGCCGTGGGTGACGATCGTCTGGGACGATCCGGTGAACCTCATGACGTACGTGACCTGGGTGTTCCAGAAGCTCTTCGGGTACAGCCGGGAGAAGGCCGAGCAGCTCATGCTGGACGTGCACCACAAGGGGAAGGCCGTGGTCTCCAGCGGCGCCCGGGAGAGGATGGAGCACGACGCGTCGCAGCTGCACGCGTACGGGCTCTGGGCGACGGTGGACCGGGAGTGA
- a CDS encoding P-loop NTPase family protein produces MKPGSLPSAGVPDPGGPPQLPRCVPLPARLGAAVPNPDDPLAVVAAGPAGAGRRELLAGLLGVEPGMLAVPAGSYLLVNHAKAPTRAAYVPGYRQPHSYGADPLAAGPALARPPRRVELSLPDPLLRHFALLDSPDTGSLGVAAARVLLDAVGRAGALLFVISADQVFTAAELHLLAEVARARVEVVFAVTPGAAGWATAAEGPTTTDGTGASGPSGPPAPRAAENPVDPVQVSVAAHRAALLSAVPDLAAARWHPVRPVDHAALRRALVGWAADEGLRRASTRPPEPPGAHARVAVMPGLEPGDLTERLDGQARACAQRMRQHIALELANIHLRVVQEIVFGVGCAGLPQLLDQEMAALSLLATAQCDEAVRGIVDDATARIFEAPLAEGVRRRIVHAVRWGLADQPAGQELDKVLLITSTAGVADLTGSGALDALAALPGSPRDEALPPIGLALSGACWQQWRAPGNDDPNSARSWAQRALREVELELTREVSRRFEAVRLSLGAVLTDALDHGILLA; encoded by the coding sequence ATGAAGCCGGGTTCTCTCCCCTCCGCCGGCGTGCCCGACCCCGGCGGTCCGCCCCAGCTGCCGCGGTGCGTGCCGCTGCCCGCCCGGCTCGGCGCGGCTGTCCCGAACCCCGACGATCCGCTGGCCGTCGTCGCCGCGGGCCCGGCGGGGGCCGGCCGCCGCGAGCTGCTGGCCGGCCTGCTCGGGGTGGAGCCCGGGATGCTGGCCGTGCCCGCCGGCAGCTACCTGCTGGTCAACCACGCCAAGGCGCCGACCCGCGCGGCGTACGTGCCCGGTTACCGCCAGCCGCACTCCTACGGCGCCGACCCGCTCGCCGCCGGCCCGGCGCTCGCCCGACCGCCCCGCCGGGTGGAGCTGAGCCTTCCCGACCCGTTGCTGCGCCACTTCGCGCTGCTCGACTCGCCGGACACCGGCTCGCTCGGCGTCGCCGCCGCCCGGGTGCTGCTCGACGCGGTGGGCCGGGCCGGCGCCCTGCTCTTCGTGATCTCCGCCGACCAGGTGTTCACCGCCGCCGAGCTGCACCTGCTGGCTGAGGTGGCCCGCGCCCGGGTCGAGGTGGTCTTCGCGGTCACCCCGGGGGCCGCCGGCTGGGCGACCGCGGCGGAGGGCCCGACGACGACGGACGGCACGGGGGCGTCCGGCCCGTCGGGGCCGCCGGCACCGCGCGCGGCGGAAAATCCGGTCGACCCGGTGCAGGTCTCCGTCGCGGCGCACCGCGCCGCCCTGCTGTCCGCGGTGCCCGACCTCGCCGCGGCCCGCTGGCACCCGGTGCGACCGGTCGACCACGCGGCCCTGCGCCGCGCCCTGGTCGGCTGGGCGGCGGACGAGGGCCTGCGGCGGGCCAGCACCCGTCCGCCGGAGCCGCCCGGCGCACACGCCCGGGTGGCCGTCATGCCGGGGCTCGAACCGGGCGACCTCACCGAGCGGCTGGACGGCCAGGCCCGCGCCTGCGCCCAGCGGATGCGCCAGCACATCGCGCTCGAGCTGGCCAACATCCACCTCCGCGTGGTGCAGGAGATCGTCTTCGGGGTCGGCTGCGCCGGCCTGCCGCAGCTGCTGGACCAGGAGATGGCGGCGCTGTCGTTGCTCGCCACCGCGCAATGCGACGAGGCGGTCCGGGGCATCGTCGACGACGCGACGGCCCGGATCTTCGAGGCGCCGCTGGCGGAGGGGGTCCGTCGCCGGATCGTCCACGCCGTGCGCTGGGGTCTCGCCGACCAGCCGGCTGGCCAGGAGCTGGACAAGGTGCTCCTGATCACCAGCACGGCCGGGGTCGCCGACCTGACCGGCAGCGGCGCGCTCGACGCGCTGGCCGCCCTGCCCGGCTCGCCGCGCGACGAGGCGCTGCCCCCGATCGGGCTGGCCCTGTCCGGCGCCTGCTGGCAGCAGTGGCGTGCCCCCGGCAACGACGATCCGAACAGCGCGCGTTCCTGGGCGCAGCGGGCGCTGCGTGAGGTGGAGCTGGAGTTGACCCGCGAGGTGTCCCGGCGCTTCGAGGCGGTGCGGCTCTCGCTGGGTGCGGTGCTCACCGATGCGCTCGACCACGGCATCCTGCTCGCCTGA
- a CDS encoding AAA family ATPase, translating to MSRWDFVGRAEELNRLLSAVGGPEGRGLLFSGKAGVGKSRLLREGVANLPTDRYAVWSVSASATTAALPFGGLVQVLPAEQPQGLSPAGILRWAVDLLQEQAAGRPIVLAIDDVHLLDPPSAALVHLIARSENATVIGTLRDGEQIPCRSALCGPTTWSI from the coding sequence ATGAGTCGGTGGGACTTCGTCGGCCGGGCTGAGGAACTCAACCGCCTGTTGTCGGCGGTCGGCGGCCCGGAGGGGCGCGGGCTGCTCTTCAGCGGCAAGGCCGGGGTCGGCAAGAGCCGCCTGCTGCGCGAGGGCGTGGCCAACCTCCCCACCGACCGGTACGCGGTCTGGTCCGTCTCGGCCAGCGCCACCACGGCGGCGCTGCCGTTCGGCGGGCTGGTCCAGGTGCTCCCCGCCGAGCAACCGCAGGGGCTCTCCCCCGCCGGCATCCTCCGCTGGGCCGTGGACCTGCTCCAGGAGCAGGCCGCCGGCCGGCCGATCGTGCTCGCGATCGACGACGTGCACCTGCTCGACCCGCCCTCGGCGGCGCTGGTCCACCTGATCGCCCGCTCGGAGAACGCGACCGTGATCGGGACGCTGCGCGACGGTGAGCAGATCCCCTGCCGATCCGCGCTCTGTGGACCGACGACCTGGTCGATCTGA
- a CDS encoding helix-turn-helix domain-containing protein produces the protein MLAAFSGGELSRTYGIWEWTGRLELAPSLSDLIDTRIGQLTPGVRSVVELVAFGEPLGLQLLEKAVDPGDVELAEERGLITLVHDDRRLNVRLAHPLYGEVMRRHCPVSRTRRLQATLAGLLEQVGTRRRDDLLRVAVWRLDSGTAQDPSLLLGAAAQAFGRYDVPLATRLARAALEADGGFDAAELLATILMFGDRPDEAIQVLDSAVGAIGSDRQRSRWLTVRGMVSYWGLSQESTVDEISARGDELTDSADQARIRAFEAIMRLHGMDTGTALRLAQAVLDRPASPVAARELARCTIAYLQAVQGQYRRSATAIDRVQAEVARWRDDMPYLQLAMELARGTRLALSGDLAGIDAIVADEFADLAGAGDFRLGTGYLAILQSYAARLRGRGDEALKTSLDACAVLATSRVYAGLAHAERAQAAALRGDAAHAAEAMAEADRTHAPGMAVLYPWLEQARAAVHAAAGDLSAATKLLCALADRLREDGLAGHELLVLLDLVRLDRAAALVGPTCGDGGRRTVAQRLAELSERVDGLLPPLVARYARAAVEGSPTELLAVADGFAARELTVYAAEATALALHRMRGGRGTATGPARERFAALLRGCEQVDTPALRLLRPTLSEREWEIAQLAADGATSRAIAERLYLSTRTVENHLQRVYSKLGVTSRAELRAALWSLPGQEDTDPT, from the coding sequence GTGCTGGCCGCCTTTAGCGGCGGCGAGCTGAGCCGCACGTACGGGATCTGGGAATGGACCGGCCGGCTGGAGCTGGCGCCCAGCCTCTCCGACCTGATCGACACCCGGATCGGGCAGCTCACCCCCGGCGTACGGTCGGTGGTGGAGCTGGTCGCCTTCGGCGAGCCGCTCGGCCTGCAACTGCTCGAGAAGGCGGTCGACCCGGGCGACGTGGAGCTCGCCGAGGAGCGCGGCCTGATCACCCTGGTCCACGACGACCGGCGGCTGAACGTCCGGCTGGCCCACCCGCTCTACGGCGAGGTGATGCGCCGGCACTGCCCGGTCAGCCGCACCCGCCGGCTGCAGGCCACCCTGGCCGGGCTGCTGGAGCAGGTCGGCACGCGCCGCCGGGACGACCTGCTGCGGGTCGCGGTGTGGCGGCTCGACTCGGGTACGGCGCAGGACCCGTCGCTGTTGCTCGGCGCCGCCGCCCAGGCCTTCGGCCGGTACGACGTGCCGCTGGCGACCCGGCTGGCCCGGGCGGCGCTGGAGGCCGACGGCGGCTTCGACGCCGCGGAACTGCTCGCCACCATCCTGATGTTCGGCGACCGGCCGGACGAGGCGATCCAGGTGCTCGACTCGGCCGTCGGGGCGATCGGCTCCGACCGGCAGCGCAGCCGCTGGCTGACGGTCCGCGGCATGGTCAGCTACTGGGGGCTCAGCCAGGAGTCCACGGTCGACGAGATCTCCGCGCGCGGCGACGAGCTGACCGACTCGGCCGACCAGGCCCGCATCCGCGCCTTCGAGGCGATCATGCGGCTGCACGGGATGGACACCGGCACCGCGCTGCGGCTCGCCCAGGCGGTGCTGGACCGGCCGGCGTCCCCGGTGGCCGCGCGGGAGCTGGCCCGGTGCACGATCGCTTACCTGCAGGCCGTGCAGGGGCAGTACCGCCGCAGCGCCACCGCGATTGACCGGGTGCAGGCGGAGGTGGCGCGCTGGCGGGACGACATGCCGTACCTCCAGCTCGCGATGGAGCTGGCCCGGGGCACCCGGCTGGCACTCTCCGGCGACCTGGCCGGCATCGACGCGATTGTGGCCGACGAGTTCGCCGACCTGGCCGGTGCGGGTGACTTCCGGCTCGGCACCGGATATCTGGCCATCCTGCAGTCGTACGCGGCGCGGTTGCGCGGGCGCGGCGACGAGGCGCTCAAGACCAGCCTCGACGCCTGCGCGGTGCTCGCCACCAGCCGGGTCTACGCCGGGCTGGCGCACGCCGAGCGCGCCCAGGCGGCGGCCCTGCGCGGCGACGCGGCGCACGCGGCGGAGGCGATGGCCGAGGCGGACCGTACGCACGCGCCGGGCATGGCCGTGCTGTACCCGTGGTTGGAGCAGGCCCGGGCCGCGGTGCACGCCGCCGCCGGTGACCTGTCGGCGGCCACCAAGCTGCTCTGCGCGCTGGCCGATCGGCTGCGCGAGGACGGTCTCGCCGGCCACGAGCTGCTGGTCCTGCTCGACCTGGTCCGGCTGGACCGGGCCGCCGCCCTGGTCGGGCCGACCTGCGGGGACGGCGGTCGGCGTACGGTGGCGCAGCGGCTCGCCGAGCTCTCCGAGCGGGTCGACGGGCTGCTGCCGCCGCTGGTCGCCCGGTACGCCCGCGCCGCGGTCGAGGGCTCCCCCACCGAGCTGCTCGCCGTCGCTGACGGCTTCGCCGCCCGCGAGCTGACCGTGTACGCCGCCGAGGCGACCGCGCTGGCCCTGCACCGGATGCGGGGCGGCCGGGGCACCGCGACCGGCCCGGCGCGGGAACGGTTCGCCGCGCTGCTGCGCGGCTGCGAGCAGGTGGACACGCCGGCGCTGCGGCTGCTCCGGCCGACGCTGAGCGAGCGCGAGTGGGAGATCGCCCAGCTCGCCGCCGACGGGGCGACCAGCCGGGCCATCGCCGAGCGGCTCTACCTGTCGACACGCACGGTGGAGAACCACCTCCAGCGGGTCTACAGCAAGCTCGGGGTGACCAGCCGGGCCGAGCTGCGGGCCGCCCTGTGGTCGCTGCCGGGCCAGGAAGACACGGATCCAACCTGA